From the Oryza glaberrima chromosome 5, OglaRS2, whole genome shotgun sequence genome, one window contains:
- the LOC127772725 gene encoding uncharacterized protein LOC127772725 encodes MAEEPSPFDEVPAYLLHEITRHIPCKVDRLRALVVNRSWRTSLQALPPPPLPPQLPWLLRPSAGGPTFSCLLSGADELSVHRVRVPADLRHARYFGSYDGGWLFLASRQTSGHMLFNIRTEQCLFLPDTVPRPWSSDDFPMIMLAATVSSPPSRGTDDPCIGAAIVHCTPFITDSRQITFWRMGSHMAIPSIPPDHQFDVVSNQFVVEEMEDVIYHKGAFHFVTKLKNVFVCRLALHQADLVVDHREWLMFAPQDDLGYPRPVATARYLVESREQLLMVLKCTCNLPGWPPLVFSVFEMTHVQAPAGAPQYVWTPVPTLVGRMLFVGHGCSRSYELANFPGFQEGIYFLDDLQFYSVSRIVQYQEYLCFDNGKYTLGPPHVVSRCFWPDQVNSNYSSPVWLLPGGEDDANNAQAQVDVHMM; translated from the coding sequence ATGGCGGAGGAACCTTCGCCCTTCGATGAGGTCCCCGCCTACCTCCTGCACGAGATCACCCGCCACATCCCCTGCAAGGTCGACCGCCTCCGCGCGCTGGTCGTGAACCGCTCGTGGCGCACGTCGCTCCAGGCGCTCCCGCCACCGCCCCTGCCTCCGCAGCTCCCGTGGCTACTCCGCCCATCCGCCGGTGGCCCTACCTTCTCCTGCCTTCTcagcggcgccgacgagctcaGCGTCCACCGCGTCCGCGTCCCCGCCGACCTGCGCCACGCGCGCTACTTCGGATCGTACGACGGCGGCTGGCTCTTCCTCGCTTCTCGACAAACTTCCGGCCACATGCTCTTCAACATCCGCACCGAGCAATGCCTCTTCCTCCCCGACACTGTCCCCCGGCCGTGGAGTTCAGATGACTTCCCCATGATCatgctcgccgccaccgtctcctcccCTCCGAGCCGCGGCACCGACGACCCATGCATCGGCGCTGCCATCGTCCACTGCACGCCGTTCATCACCGATTCGCGGCAGATCACGTTCTGGCGAATGGGGTCTCACATGGCCATCCCGTCCATCCCTCCGGACCATCAGTTCGACGTGGTGTCCAACCAGTTCGTcgtggaggagatggaggacgTCATCTACCACAAGGGAGCCTTCCATTTCGTCACCAAGCTGAAGAACGTCTTCGTGTGCAGGCTGGCGTTGCATCAAGCAGACCTGGTAGTAGATCATCGGGAGTGGTTGATGTTCGCGCCACAGGACGACCTCGGTTACCCTCGCCCGGTTGCCACCGCTCGCTACCTCGTGGAGTCTCGCGAGCAGCTGCTCATGGTCCTCAAGTGCACGTGCAACCTTCCTGGATGGCCGCCATTGGTGTTCTCGGTGTTCGAGATGACGCATGTTCAGGCTCCAGCCGGGGCGCCTCAGTACGTCTGGACGCCGGTGCCCACGCTGGTTGGCCGGATGCTGTTCGTTGGACATGGCTGCTCCAGATCCTACGAATTGGCTAACTTCCCAGGCTTTCAGGAGGGCATCTACTTCTTGGATGACCTGCAGTTCTATTCAGTATCCAGGATTGTTCAGTACCAGGAGTACCTCTGCTTCGACAATGGCAAGTACACGTTGGGGCCGCCTCACGTTGTCAGCCGCTGCTTCTGGCCGGATCAAGTCAACTCGAACTACTCTTCACCGGTTTGGCTTCTCCCTGGAGGTGAAGATGATGCCAATAAtgctcaagctcaagttgaTGTTCACATGATGTAG